In one window of Polyangia bacterium DNA:
- the typA gene encoding translational GTPase TypA, which translates to MSTAVPFSDEPETATSKAVRSDVRNIAIIAHVDHGKTTLVDGFLRQAGTFRPGEVIADCAMDSNDLERERGITILSKFTAITWKGTRINIVDTPGHADFGGEVERVLKMVDSVCLLVDAYEGPMPQTRFVTRKALALGLRPILVVNKVDRPGCDPDGTVDATFDLFCALGATDAQLDFPIVYASGREGWAVKDLKDEHKDLGPLLDLVIEKVPPPKADVDAPLAMHVTTLDYDDYLGYVAIGRVSSGRLRQGERALCVHRDGSREEFRVAKLLGFQSLKRFELGEVAAGDICAVTGMQDLTVGETITEIARPIVLPLLEIEEPTVHMQFMSNNGPFAGTEGKFVTSRNIRDRLFKEVKSNVALRVRETASPDTFEVLGRGELHLTVLIETMRREGYELMVSQPEVIYKNGENGEKTEPYEEVVVDLDEAYSGAVIEELGRRGGRMQEMGPSGTGRMRLEYLAPARGLIGYRSQFLTDTRGTGILYHNFKHYGPYAGAFKARTNGVLVSQDAGETNAYGLFYLQERGQLFLDPGVKVYGGQIIGLHSRDNDLIVNPSKAKKLTNIRTTAADEKLTLSPPRLFTLESALEFINNDELVEVTPKAIRLRKRSLDHNERKRTEKVLRTED; encoded by the coding sequence ATGAGTACCGCCGTGCCTTTTTCCGACGAACCAGAGACCGCCACCAGCAAGGCGGTCCGCAGCGATGTGCGAAACATTGCCATCATCGCGCACGTCGATCACGGAAAGACCACGCTGGTCGACGGGTTTCTGCGCCAGGCCGGCACGTTCCGCCCCGGCGAGGTGATCGCTGACTGCGCGATGGACTCGAACGATCTGGAACGCGAGCGCGGCATCACCATCCTCTCGAAGTTCACCGCCATCACCTGGAAGGGCACGCGCATCAACATCGTGGACACGCCTGGCCACGCCGATTTCGGCGGCGAGGTCGAACGCGTCCTGAAGATGGTCGACTCGGTGTGCTTGCTGGTCGACGCCTACGAAGGGCCGATGCCGCAGACCCGCTTCGTCACGCGCAAGGCGCTGGCGCTGGGCCTGCGTCCGATCCTGGTCGTCAACAAGGTCGATCGTCCCGGCTGCGATCCCGACGGCACGGTCGACGCCACCTTCGATCTGTTCTGCGCGCTGGGCGCCACCGATGCGCAGCTGGATTTTCCCATCGTCTATGCGTCGGGCCGCGAAGGCTGGGCGGTGAAGGATCTCAAGGACGAGCACAAGGATCTGGGCCCGCTGCTGGACTTGGTGATCGAGAAGGTGCCGCCGCCCAAGGCCGACGTCGACGCGCCGCTGGCCATGCACGTGACCACGCTGGACTACGACGATTACCTCGGCTACGTGGCCATCGGCCGGGTGTCGTCGGGCCGCCTGCGCCAGGGCGAGCGCGCGCTGTGCGTGCACCGCGACGGCAGCCGCGAGGAGTTCCGCGTCGCCAAACTGCTGGGGTTTCAGTCGCTCAAACGGTTCGAGCTCGGTGAGGTGGCCGCCGGCGACATCTGCGCCGTCACCGGCATGCAGGACCTGACCGTCGGCGAGACCATCACCGAGATCGCCCGCCCGATCGTCCTGCCGCTGCTGGAGATCGAAGAGCCGACGGTGCACATGCAGTTCATGTCCAACAACGGCCCCTTCGCCGGGACCGAGGGCAAGTTCGTCACCTCGCGCAACATCCGCGATCGTTTGTTCAAAGAGGTGAAGTCGAACGTCGCCCTGCGCGTGCGCGAGACGGCGTCGCCCGACACCTTCGAGGTCCTGGGCCGCGGCGAGCTGCACCTGACGGTGCTGATCGAAACCATGCGCCGCGAGGGCTATGAGTTGATGGTGTCGCAGCCGGAGGTCATCTACAAAAACGGCGAGAACGGCGAGAAGACCGAACCGTACGAAGAGGTGGTCGTCGATCTCGACGAGGCGTATTCGGGCGCGGTGATCGAGGAGCTCGGCCGACGGGGCGGGCGCATGCAGGAGATGGGACCGTCGGGGACCGGGCGCATGCGGCTTGAGTACCTGGCCCCGGCGCGCGGCCTCATCGGCTATCGGTCACAGTTCCTCACCGACACGCGCGGCACCGGCATCCTGTACCACAACTTCAAGCACTACGGCCCCTACGCCGGCGCGTTCAAGGCACGCACCAACGGCGTGCTGGTCTCCCAGGACGCCGGCGAGACCAACGCCTACGGCCTTTTCTACCTGCAAGAGCGCGGGCAGTTGTTCTTGGACCCGGGCGTGAAAGTCTACGGCGGCCAGATCATCGGCCTGCACTCGCGCGACAACGATCTCATCGTCAACCCGTCGAAGGCCAAGAAGCTGACCAACATCCGCACCACCGCCGCCGACGAGAAGCTGACCCTGTCGCCGCCCCGGCTTTTCACCCTGGAATCGGCGCTGGAGTTCATCAACAACGACGAGCTGGTCGAGGTCACGCCGAAGGCCATCCGCCTGCGCAAACGCAGCCTGGACCACAACGAGCGCAAGCGCACCGAAAAGGTCCTGCGCACCGAAGACTAG